A part of Capsicum annuum cultivar UCD-10X-F1 chromosome 6, UCD10Xv1.1, whole genome shotgun sequence genomic DNA contains:
- the LOC107875914 gene encoding E3 ubiquitin-protein ligase SIS3: MKGADFKWYDGFFLSMLATSIIIVAINWKRYHLCIYPLHIWIVVDYTTVFLFRLLMFVDNGLAAGMGLDLGWQQRYTRFRGRIVVLSILALILYPFLWAWTIIGTLWFTSARNCLPEEGQKWGFLIWLLFSYCGLVGIACISMGKWLARRQAHSLRAQQGIPTSEFGVLVDMIRVPDWTFAAAGQEMRAMGPDATSYHPGLYLTQAQTEAVEALIQELPKFRLKAVPTDCSECPICLEEFRMGNEVRGLPCAHNFHVECIDEWLRLNVKCPRCRSSVFPNLDLSALSNIRVDSEGSTVNVVTAARYVRSQPSSQSYLLRLQGLLRPVRTQDAGLGNDADPASGTADSSSEALTHQTHGNVEPVRVVVEQSPREQ; this comes from the exons ATGAAAGGCGCTGATTTTAAATG GTATGATGGGTTCTTCTTGTCAATGTTAGCAACTAGTAT AATCATTGTGGCGATAAATTGGAAGCGGTACCATCTTTGTATATACCCGTTGCACATTTGGATCGTG GTTGACTACACAACAGTGTTTCTTTTTCGGCTCTTGATGTTTGTTGATAATGGACTTGCTGCTGGAATGGGATT ggattTGGGTTGGCAGCAGAGATATACTCGCTTTCGTGGAAGAATAGTTGTTCTTTCAATCCTTGCCCTGATTCTGTATCCTTTTCTTTGGGCTTGGACCATTATCGGGACTTTATGGTTCACTAGTGCGAGAAACTGT TTGCCAGAAGAAGGTCAAAAGTGGGGTTTCCTTATTTGGTTGCTGTTCAGCTACTGTGGACTCGTTGGCATAGCTTGCATATCAATGGGGAAG TGGTTAGCTAGAAGACAAGCCCATTCGTTACGTGCTCAACAAGGAATTCCTACTTCAGAATTTGGG GTGTTGGTTGACATGATCAGAGTGCCAGATTGGACTTTTGCAGCAGCAGGACAGGAGATGAGAGCAATGGGCCCTGATGCTACTTCTTATCATCCAGGACTTTACTTAACCCAAGCTCAG ACAGAAGCAGTGGAAGCACTCATTCAGGAACTACCGAAGTTCCGGCTGAAGGCTGTTCCTACTGACTGTAGTGAGTGCCCTATCTGTTTGGAAGAATTCCGCATGGGAAACGAG GTTCGTGGTCTGCCTTGTGCTCACAACTTCCATGTGGAATGCATTGATGAGTGGCTTCGTCTAAACGTGAAATGCCCTAGATGTCGCTCTTCTGTTTTTCCGAATCTTGATCTCAGTGCCTTATCCAATATCCGAGTTGATTCGGAGGGGTCAACAGTCAATGTCGTGACAGCAGCTCGGTATGTGAGATCTCAGCCCTCCAGCCAGAGCTACCTGCTGAGATTGCAAGGTTTGCTTCGTCCTGTGCGCACACAGGATGCTGGCCTGGGCAATGATGCAGATCCAGCTTCTGGAACAGCTGATAGCAGCAGTGAAGCATTGACACATCAGACTCATGGAAACGTGGAACCTGTACGAGTTGTGGTGGAACAGTCCCCAAGGGAGCAATAA